From the Terriglobales bacterium genome, the window ACGCCCCAAATCATCGGCGCCGATCCACAGCGGCACCTGCGCGAGAGCCTGCGCAAACTAAAAATGCTCATCGAAGCCGGCGAGATCGCGACGATCCGCGGCCAAAGCCACGGGCCGAGAACCCTGAAAGGAAAATTGATCGGTACCCTTTTGGGAGAGGAAGTGGCGTAATCCCAAATTTGCAAGACTCACATCTCGCACCCGCGCCTTATCGTCTAACATAAGGCAGGGCCAATGCTGAACATCACTATCCGCCGTAAAGCCAGGCAGTTCGGACAACTGGTTCGCACTTCGGCTCTTACTCCCCGCACTGGCCGCCCCCACAAGCCGCTTCTTACGACCGAACGCGAGCTCGGCATCACATTCATCGGACACAGCGGGTTCTTCATTCAAATCGGCGGAGCGAATCTGCTGATTGATCCCAATTTCGCTCGGTGGCTGATCGTGCTGAAGCGCCAACGGCGTCCGGGAGTTCGTCTACGCGATCTGCCGCCGATTGACTACGTACTCGTGAGCCATGCGCATTTCGACCACCTGCATCGGCCATCTTTGCGTGCCATCGCAAGGCTCACACGCTGGCGTTGCGGACGGGCTCCGCAGATCGTTGTGCCCAAAAATGTCCGCGACATCGTGGGGCGGCTCGGATTTAGCGCAATCCACGAGCTTGAATGGTGGCAGGAGTTCCGCGAGGGCAAGCTGAGCATCACGCAAACACCGGCGCAACATTGGGGCGCGCGAATGCTCCGCGATTTCCATCGTGGATTCGGCGGATATGTAGTGCGTTCAGGATCGCATTCGCTCTATCACGCCGGTGACACCGCGTACTTTGACGGCTTCCGCGAGATCGGCCGCCGTTTGCATCCCGAATTG encodes:
- a CDS encoding MBL fold metallo-hydrolase → MLNITIRRKARQFGQLVRTSALTPRTGRPHKPLLTTERELGITFIGHSGFFIQIGGANLLIDPNFARWLIVLKRQRRPGVRLRDLPPIDYVLVSHAHFDHLHRPSLRAIARLTRWRCGRAPQIVVPKNVRDIVGRLGFSAIHELEWWQEFREGKLSITQTPAQHWGARMLRDFHRGFGGYVVRSGSHSLYHAGDTAYFDGFREIGRRLHPELALLPIGAYHPPHYRNVHTSPEDALQAFLDLKAKTMIPMHYGTFRLSYEPMEEPLQRLRIAAAAAGVSDRVLVLEEGKTKIFR